Proteins encoded in a region of the Bombyx mori chromosome 23, ASM3026992v2 genome:
- the LOC101742689 gene encoding solute carrier family 22 member 6, with protein MGESRKGSVFEKQIDLDDVLVNELGQFGRFQLMTIFLVAVPLIMSAFMSEFIFSAAAIPHRCQVPECGEYSQRSYFEPEWLPNAIPHTDSGFESCERFAPVGGVNGTLDYCPANIFHTNTIPCEGFVYARDNSVVYDFDLGCREWLRALAGTLNSVGTLLVLPITGYISDRFGRRIALVINVFNLALFGLIRAFSVNYPMYLAFQILQTTLGAGTFSSAYIFAAEFVGPKYRVVTSATCTSMFAVGQVVLGSVAWLIQPWRYLIMALHIPCFLIISYYWVLSESVRWLLSKRKFDDARQVLERVARINKKEISEKSLNALLNPPQPLITESTEDQGPGLIKSIIKSPVLLRRVCTTPIWWITTTFVYYGLSINSTSLSDTMYLNYILTCGIEVPGFYTAVLVLDRVGRKPTLCVGFIFSAICNIAFAFIPDDYTVVRLVIFLAGKFGISMVFTSLYLFTSELYPTQYRHSLLAFSSMIGRIGSITAPLTPVLMQYWAGIPSMMFGAMGFLSGILVLTQPETLGTKMPDTLAEAEALGRPESRAQKE; from the exons ATGGGGGAAAGTAGGAAAGGCAGTGTATTTGAGAAGCAAATTGATCTGGACGATGTGCTGGTCAACGAACTGGGTCAGTTCGGTAGGTTCCAGCTCATGACCATTTTCCTCGTGGCTGTGCCGTTGATCATGTCTGCGTTCATGAGCGAGTTTATCTTCTCTGCTGCTGCTATTCCTCACAG ATGTCAAGTCCCAGAATGCGGAGAGTATAGCCAGCGCTCCTACTTCGAGCCCGAGTGGCTGCCAAACGCCATTCCTCACACCGACTCCGGGTTCGAGAGCTGTGAGCGGTTCGCGCCCGTCGGGGGCGTCAATGGAACCTTAGACTACTGCCCGGCGAACATCTTCCACACCAATACCATTCCATGCGAAGGCTTCGTCTATGCCAGGGATAACTCTGTAGTGTACGAT TTCGACCTTGGTTGCCGAGAATGGCTGCGAGCTCTGGCTGGCACTCTCAACAGCGTCGGGACTTTGTTGGTACTGCCCATTACGGGATACATCTCGGATAGGTTCGGGAGAAGAATTGCTTTGGTCATCAATGTGTTCAATTTGGCACTCTTTGGTCTGATCAGAGCATTCTCCGTTAACTATCCCATGTATCTCGCCTTCCAAATCTTGCAGACTACCTTGGGAGCTGGAACGTTCAGCTCTGCATATATCTTTg CTGCCGAGTTCGTAGGTCCAAAGTATCGCGTAGTGACCAGCGCAACATGCACTTCCATGTTTGCTGTGGGCCAAGTGGTTCTAGGCAGTGTGGCCTGGCTCATACAGCCCTGGCGCTACTTGATCATGGCCCTACACATCCCCTGCTTCCTGATCATTTCATACTACTGGGTCCTATCGGAGAGTGTGAGGTGGCTACTCTCGAAGAGAAAGTTCGATGACGCCCGACAAGTCTTAGAAAGAGTTGCGAGAATAAACAAGAAGGAGATTAGTGAAAAGTCTTTGAACGCTCTGCTGAATCCTCCACAGCCTCTTATAACTGaatct ACAGAAGATCAAGGACCTGGTTTGATCAAGTCTATAATAAAATCTCCTGTCCTACTCCGTCGTGTGTGCACAACTCCGATCTGGTGGATCACCACGACCTTCGTGTACTACGGCCTGTCCATCAACTCTACCAGCTTATCGGACACCATGTACTTGAACTACATCCTAACCTGTGGCATCGAGGTGCCCGGCTTCTACACAGCGGTGCTGGTCCTGGACAGGGTCGGCAGAAAGCCGACTCTTTGTGTTGGTTTCATATTCAGCGCTATCTGTAACATCGCTTTTGCGTTTATCCCTGATG ATTACACTGTCGTTCGACTAGTGATTTTCTTGGCTGGAAAATTCGGCATCTCCATGGTGTTCACATCCCTGTACCTGTTCACGTCCGAGCTGTACCCCACGCAGTACAGACACAGCCTGCTCGCATTCTCCTCCATGATCGGACGCATCGGATCCATCACTGCGCCACTCACTCCTGTCTTG ATGCAGTATTGGGCCGGTATTCCCTCCATGATGTTTGGAGCCATGGGATTCCTCTCTGGTATCCTTGTCCTCACGCAGCCAGAGACTCTAGGTACTAAGATGCCTGACACTTTAGCGGAAGCAGAAGCCTTAGGCAGACCAGAGTCCCGAGCTCAAAAAGAATAG